A region from the Pontixanthobacter aestiaquae genome encodes:
- a CDS encoding sensor histidine kinase, whose product MARARTDAANVLVESQEPLATLQQRCGGVIPGEIAIPELRDLILKVQESGLRLARTISAFDGEEMITAWVEATPTGREEGGCFIGVASWQTAPIPDSSEAAEIARKRDVDQSVAELTARLDAKQGVLTVESEARDLADLTARMRQARGHPWTEFVTFPGNSHEQPLHWRLLDGAECHVEGSERVWTASLIPLGQPEPGSSGFDLYLVPNRPLVDRRKASTAPKPETMHSIGRDLSPVLRQPIARIIANAETIRSKMAGPLAEAYSNYASDIADAGQHLMALIEDLSDLEVVEAASFTTAPDQIDAADVARRAVGILNVRAQENQIELIAPSVDETVPATAEFRRVLQILLNLLTNAIRYSPNGSSVEIAVNQSAAGARITVTDQGNGLTEDQQEVVFEKFERLGRTGDGGSGLGLYISRRIARAMGGDLTVKSAPDQGARFILDLPPAEASE is encoded by the coding sequence TTGGCACGCGCACGCACTGACGCAGCAAACGTACTTGTCGAGTCACAAGAGCCATTGGCGACGCTACAGCAGCGTTGCGGTGGGGTCATTCCCGGGGAAATTGCCATTCCGGAACTACGCGACCTGATCCTAAAGGTTCAGGAATCAGGATTGCGACTGGCGCGGACAATAAGCGCTTTTGACGGTGAGGAAATGATTACCGCATGGGTCGAAGCAACGCCGACTGGCCGCGAGGAAGGCGGCTGCTTTATAGGTGTGGCAAGCTGGCAGACAGCACCAATACCTGACTCTTCCGAAGCGGCAGAGATCGCACGCAAGCGTGATGTTGATCAATCGGTCGCTGAATTGACTGCGCGGCTAGACGCCAAGCAAGGCGTATTGACAGTTGAGAGCGAGGCGCGCGATCTTGCCGATTTGACGGCGCGGATGCGACAGGCACGCGGCCATCCGTGGACCGAATTTGTCACCTTTCCGGGGAATAGCCACGAACAACCGCTGCACTGGCGTCTGCTTGATGGTGCGGAGTGTCATGTCGAAGGGTCCGAACGTGTTTGGACTGCAAGCCTGATCCCGTTAGGCCAGCCGGAACCGGGTAGTAGTGGGTTCGATCTCTATCTTGTGCCGAACCGCCCCTTGGTTGATCGGCGCAAAGCAAGTACGGCACCGAAGCCGGAGACGATGCACTCCATCGGGCGAGATCTGTCGCCTGTGCTGCGCCAGCCAATTGCGCGGATTATCGCCAACGCAGAAACGATCCGTTCTAAGATGGCCGGTCCGCTTGCCGAGGCATATAGTAACTACGCTTCCGATATTGCCGATGCAGGGCAGCATTTGATGGCTCTCATCGAAGATCTCTCCGATCTGGAAGTTGTCGAGGCCGCGAGTTTTACAACAGCGCCCGATCAGATCGACGCTGCGGATGTCGCGCGGCGTGCCGTAGGGATATTGAACGTCCGTGCTCAAGAAAATCAGATCGAGTTGATTGCGCCTAGTGTGGATGAAACAGTGCCTGCGACTGCCGAATTCCGCCGCGTGCTACAAATCCTGCTCAACTTGTTGACCAATGCAATCCGTTACTCGCCCAACGGTTCTAGCGTCGAGATTGCCGTAAACCAGTCAGCCGCAGGAGCGCGAATAACGGTTACCGACCAGGGCAACGGTCTTACTGAGGACCAGCAAGAAGTGGTGTTCGAGAAATTCGAACGGCTTGGCCGTACCGGTGACGGCGGGTCCGGGCTTGGCCTCTATATTTCGCGCCGGATTGCCCGTGCAATGGGGGGGGACCTAACAGTAAAAAGCGCGCCCGATCAGGGAGCGCGCTTTATACTCGATCTACCACCTGCCGAAGCAAGCGAATAG
- a CDS encoding Hpt domain-containing protein codes for MLYENGTLDATFAAAAGEDPALMAELRHAFAESVERQIDLLKRARCDGNWEMAALRLKGLAASFHADELIKLSVAALESAPGEPTVVRKIEAFYQDFVA; via the coding sequence ATGTTGTATGAAAACGGCACTCTTGATGCGACTTTCGCTGCGGCGGCAGGCGAAGATCCTGCGCTAATGGCGGAACTACGTCATGCATTTGCAGAGAGTGTAGAGCGTCAAATTGACCTGCTGAAGCGCGCACGGTGCGACGGAAATTGGGAAATGGCAGCGCTCCGTTTGAAAGGCTTAGCCGCCAGCTTTCATGCTGATGAACTTATCAAACTATCCGTGGCTGCTTTGGAATCTGCTCCCGGTGAACCAACCGTCGTTCGTAAGATCGAGGCATTTTATCAGGACTTTGTTGCGTAG
- a CDS encoding coiled-coil domain-containing protein, whose product MTGGPNIRAIGPEDAQEAQIETASEGADDTLSLTDEYDDDWDDEGPKQLSFQWIAPTLAVLTLAGWTGFFGWAHQAEILAGGTPQQWTGWITSWAIPTLLIVSLWLLAMRNSTREASKFGATAHMLSEESALLEQRLTTVNRELSLAREFLGSQSLELESLGRVASERLSEHAGHLQTLIVDNGHQVDAIASVSATALDNMSKLRDDLPVVANSAKDVSNQIGTAGRTANDQIAELVAGFQRLNDFGKASETQVDSIQTKIEAALTTFENQTEEMEDLAETRFAALREKSDEFRTELDGREVEALAAMRRRAQALADEFAKSREGLDLEEEEALRSLRARLTAMREEANTVSNSVQESETNALESWQGRIVTLKQQLNEAIVEIQNIDEAALASANAKLEALRVEAEAVDAHIMQRDGKLVEQVEARLATLGENEEAAIQSLTARLETLDSEIAARREAQESQSELLAGRSEAIAARIDTLRKSLVAISDLGERTEESIVRSTEQLVSTFDNSREAIDATDAAVKDLTEASVRLLELIQASAQHSGVELPEALTTAENRLSEIRDQAEGLKGIIGQAGDKSQELSEYVLSAQSTSHASIEQVDALRDRIAGSNAATHEAITLLTNDLSKLNGESELLSSKAQDQLREAISALEEAARNAPSTIEAGLKESVEFVASKLAKDAGEILDRTLHSASQESISRLEESAARASGVSRDAAIQLRDQLSKVNELASNLETRVSRAREQAEEQVGNDFARRMALITESLNSNAIDISKAMSSDVTDTAWASYLRGDRGIFTRRAVSLLDNREARDIAEVYDDDPEFRENVSRYIHDFESMLRSMLSTRDGNALSVTLLSSDMGKLYVALAQAIERLRE is encoded by the coding sequence ATGACCGGGGGACCAAACATCCGGGCGATAGGCCCAGAAGACGCGCAAGAAGCGCAGATTGAAACCGCATCCGAGGGTGCCGACGACACACTTTCCCTGACCGACGAATATGACGACGATTGGGATGATGAGGGACCTAAGCAACTGAGTTTCCAGTGGATTGCGCCAACACTTGCAGTGCTGACCCTCGCAGGTTGGACGGGGTTCTTTGGTTGGGCCCATCAGGCAGAGATACTCGCCGGCGGTACGCCGCAACAATGGACGGGGTGGATCACCAGCTGGGCTATCCCTACCCTGTTGATTGTTTCACTTTGGCTGCTGGCTATGCGGAACAGCACTCGTGAAGCGTCCAAGTTTGGTGCCACGGCACATATGCTGTCCGAAGAATCGGCGCTGCTCGAACAGCGGCTGACAACGGTAAACCGCGAATTGAGTTTGGCGAGAGAGTTTCTCGGTTCTCAATCACTCGAACTCGAGTCGCTGGGGCGCGTCGCAAGCGAGCGCTTGTCGGAACATGCCGGCCACTTGCAAACTCTTATTGTAGACAATGGCCACCAAGTGGACGCCATCGCAAGTGTAAGCGCCACTGCACTGGATAATATGAGCAAACTGCGGGACGATCTGCCGGTTGTCGCCAATTCCGCCAAAGACGTATCCAATCAGATCGGTACGGCTGGTCGCACTGCCAATGATCAAATTGCTGAACTCGTCGCCGGGTTCCAGCGGCTGAATGACTTCGGCAAGGCGAGCGAAACCCAAGTCGACTCCATCCAGACCAAAATCGAGGCCGCTCTTACCACATTCGAAAATCAGACGGAGGAGATGGAAGATCTCGCAGAAACCCGCTTCGCCGCCCTGCGCGAGAAAAGCGACGAATTCCGCACCGAACTAGACGGACGAGAAGTAGAAGCCTTGGCAGCGATGCGTCGCCGCGCACAAGCCTTGGCCGACGAGTTCGCCAAATCACGCGAAGGTTTGGACCTTGAGGAAGAGGAGGCTCTCCGCTCTCTCCGCGCGCGCCTAACCGCGATGCGCGAAGAGGCAAATACTGTCAGCAATTCGGTGCAGGAGAGCGAAACCAATGCCCTTGAAAGTTGGCAGGGTCGGATTGTCACACTGAAACAGCAACTCAACGAAGCTATCGTTGAAATCCAGAATATTGATGAGGCAGCCCTTGCCTCTGCAAATGCCAAACTTGAGGCACTGCGAGTCGAAGCCGAAGCCGTCGACGCCCATATCATGCAGCGCGATGGCAAGCTGGTCGAGCAAGTCGAAGCGCGACTGGCGACGCTTGGCGAAAATGAAGAAGCTGCAATCCAGTCTTTGACCGCGCGCTTGGAAACGCTCGACAGTGAAATTGCGGCGCGCCGTGAGGCACAGGAAAGCCAATCCGAATTGCTGGCGGGACGCAGCGAAGCAATTGCTGCTCGGATCGACACGTTGCGTAAGTCACTGGTTGCGATCTCTGACCTTGGCGAGCGTACAGAAGAAAGTATTGTGCGTAGTACGGAGCAGTTAGTCTCGACATTCGACAATAGCCGGGAAGCCATTGACGCCACTGACGCTGCAGTGAAGGACCTAACCGAAGCAAGCGTCCGCCTGCTGGAGCTTATCCAGGCAAGTGCGCAGCATAGCGGCGTCGAACTGCCCGAAGCGCTGACAACAGCCGAGAACCGTCTTAGCGAGATTCGCGATCAGGCCGAGGGACTGAAAGGCATTATCGGCCAAGCAGGTGATAAGAGCCAGGAACTCTCTGAATATGTCCTGTCCGCGCAATCAACCAGTCATGCGTCGATTGAACAGGTTGACGCGTTGCGCGACCGGATTGCAGGCTCGAACGCTGCAACGCATGAAGCGATCACTTTATTGACCAATGACCTGTCCAAATTGAACGGCGAAAGCGAATTGCTGTCGTCCAAAGCACAGGATCAATTGCGCGAGGCGATCTCGGCGCTTGAGGAAGCCGCTCGAAACGCACCATCGACTATTGAGGCAGGTCTGAAAGAAAGCGTGGAGTTTGTTGCTAGCAAGCTTGCCAAGGATGCGGGCGAAATACTCGACAGGACACTGCATAGCGCTTCGCAAGAGTCGATCAGCAGGCTCGAGGAGTCCGCGGCCAGAGCGAGCGGTGTCAGCCGTGATGCCGCGATCCAGCTGCGCGATCAGCTATCCAAGGTCAACGAACTTGCCTCCAATCTCGAAACGCGCGTTTCAAGAGCGCGTGAACAGGCGGAGGAACAAGTGGGTAATGATTTCGCACGGCGTATGGCACTCATCACCGAGAGCCTGAACTCGAACGCAATCGACATTTCCAAAGCGATGTCGAGCGATGTCACTGACACGGCTTGGGCATCATATCTGCGCGGAGATCGCGGTATCTTCACTCGCCGCGCGGTAAGTCTGCTCGATAACAGAGAGGCGCGCGATATCGCCGAAGTATACGACGACGATCCGGAATTCCGCGAGAATGTCAGCCGTTATATCCATGATTTCGAGAGCATGCTGCGCAGCATGCTTTCTACACGAGACGGCAATGCGTTGAGCGTGACGCTGCTCAGTTCGGATATGGGTAAACTCTATGTCGCATTGGCGCAGGCGATCGAACGCTTGCGCGAGTAA
- a CDS encoding DUF1467 family protein yields MKITSIVAIYALVWVMTAFVMLPFGVKTHDEAGIPKVPGQADSAPANFQPGRHALRATIIAAFLTALYIANYTYGWVGADTINMFEDLLAEPS; encoded by the coding sequence ATGAAGATCACATCAATCGTCGCAATCTATGCGCTGGTATGGGTTATGACCGCCTTCGTCATGCTGCCTTTCGGCGTCAAAACACATGACGAAGCTGGTATCCCCAAAGTGCCAGGTCAGGCGGATAGTGCGCCAGCAAATTTCCAACCAGGGCGCCATGCACTGCGCGCGACAATCATCGCCGCTTTTCTGACGGCGCTCTATATCGCGAATTATACCTACGGGTGGGTTGGGGCCGACACGATCAACATGTTCGAAGACTTGCTGGCTGAGCCTTCATAA
- a CDS encoding ribonuclease J: MKKDYTPESELLFLALGGSGEIGMNVNLYGCDGQWLMVDLGMTFSGNEYPGVDLVFADLEFIEDRLDDLAGIVLTHAHEDHIGAIPYFAADLGVPLYATPFTAELIRRKLQEAGISNQVELNVVEGTDSFTVGPFDIGYVPLAHSIAEGNALVIDTPYGRIFHTGDWKLDEDPIIGEPTTVEELTQIGDEGVLAMVCDSTNVFNPKPSGSEGAVYQGLMEEVGKHAGKRVLVTTFASNVARLQTLGEVAKAHGRQICVAGRSLDRILEVSQSHGYLLDFPDPVDFDTAMSLPRGDVMIVATGGQGEPRAALSRIAESNHRLELVSGDVVLFSSRQIPGNEISIGKIQNKLADRGIVMVTDRQSEIHVSGHPGRPELEEMYSWLRPDVLIPVHGEIRHMQEQVRVGKAAGIPENIFQKNGDIVRLAPGKPSRVAQVHTGRLVLDGDIIVPADGESITMRRRIAFNGAIVVALDTKGRASIECFGLPLDEDYDDFVSETRADIEKALKRLKGSDRKDGNIIAEATRLATRRAAQRWSGKKPQVRVILVAE; the protein is encoded by the coding sequence GTGAAGAAAGATTACACCCCTGAAAGCGAGCTGCTTTTTCTTGCGCTCGGCGGCTCCGGCGAGATCGGAATGAACGTCAACCTTTATGGCTGCGATGGCCAGTGGTTGATGGTCGACTTGGGCATGACATTTTCCGGCAATGAATATCCTGGGGTCGATCTGGTTTTTGCCGATCTGGAATTTATCGAAGACCGGCTTGATGATCTGGCAGGCATTGTCCTGACACATGCACATGAGGATCATATCGGCGCTATCCCCTATTTCGCCGCCGATTTGGGCGTACCCTTATATGCCACACCGTTCACTGCCGAACTGATACGCCGTAAGCTACAAGAGGCGGGCATTTCCAATCAAGTCGAGCTTAACGTCGTTGAGGGTACTGATAGCTTCACTGTAGGCCCATTTGATATTGGCTATGTTCCGCTCGCGCATTCGATCGCCGAGGGCAACGCACTTGTGATCGATACGCCCTATGGCCGGATATTCCATACCGGTGATTGGAAGCTCGACGAAGATCCCATCATCGGTGAGCCCACAACAGTCGAGGAACTGACCCAGATTGGTGACGAGGGTGTCCTCGCGATGGTCTGCGATTCCACCAATGTGTTCAATCCAAAGCCCAGCGGGTCCGAAGGTGCAGTTTACCAAGGCCTTATGGAAGAAGTCGGCAAGCATGCGGGCAAACGTGTCCTGGTCACCACGTTTGCCTCCAATGTCGCGCGTCTGCAAACGTTGGGCGAAGTCGCGAAAGCGCATGGACGACAAATATGTGTTGCTGGCCGGTCACTGGACCGCATCCTCGAAGTCTCGCAATCGCATGGCTATTTGCTTGATTTCCCAGATCCGGTGGATTTCGACACCGCGATGAGCCTCCCACGTGGCGATGTGATGATTGTCGCGACCGGAGGGCAGGGCGAACCGCGCGCTGCGCTTTCCCGCATTGCCGAATCCAACCACCGACTTGAGCTAGTCAGCGGCGATGTTGTGCTGTTTTCCAGTCGCCAGATCCCCGGCAACGAGATTTCGATTGGAAAAATCCAGAACAAGCTTGCGGATCGCGGGATAGTAATGGTCACTGACCGGCAGAGCGAGATTCACGTATCGGGCCACCCTGGGCGGCCCGAGCTAGAGGAAATGTACTCTTGGTTGAGGCCAGACGTGCTCATTCCTGTGCACGGCGAAATCCGGCACATGCAGGAGCAAGTAAGAGTTGGAAAAGCTGCGGGAATACCGGAGAATATTTTCCAGAAGAATGGCGACATCGTACGCCTTGCTCCGGGCAAGCCAAGCCGGGTAGCGCAAGTGCATACAGGTAGGCTCGTGCTCGATGGTGATATCATCGTTCCCGCTGATGGCGAGTCCATCACGATGCGGAGGCGGATCGCCTTTAATGGCGCGATTGTTGTTGCGCTGGATACGAAAGGCAGGGCGAGCATCGAATGCTTTGGATTGCCTCTCGATGAAGATTATGACGACTTTGTGAGTGAGACGAGAGCCGATATAGAGAAAGCGCTCAAGCGCCTCAAAGGCAGTGATCGCAAGGATGGCAATATCATTGCGGAGGCTACCCGCTTGGCGACGCGCCGCGCAGCGCAGCGCTGGAGCGGTAAAAAGCCGCAGGTCAGAGTTATTCTGGTGGCAGAGTAA
- a CDS encoding type III pantothenate kinase, with translation MLLAADVGNTNVVFALFDRDEIKARWRIATDPRRTGDEYAVWLIQLMKIEGFKKEDVTQIIFASVVPRADHNLTVLSKKYFGLTPLIAGKGNAAWGFEIDVDHPESLGADRALNCVAAHEKYEGDLIVVDFGTATKFEALDFNGTYKGGIIAPGINLSLDALVGKTAKLPRIAIKAPDTKSVIGRNTEDQMLIGVFWGYVAMMEGLIQKMRDEIGRPAKVVATGGLAILFDDNTEIFDVVDADLTIQGLAILANRAVS, from the coding sequence ATGCTGCTCGCAGCCGATGTCGGAAATACTAATGTTGTCTTCGCTCTGTTTGATCGAGACGAAATCAAGGCGCGCTGGCGGATCGCCACCGACCCGCGGCGTACGGGCGACGAATATGCGGTTTGGCTTATCCAATTGATGAAGATTGAGGGTTTCAAGAAGGAAGATGTCACACAGATCATCTTCGCTTCGGTTGTACCGCGTGCTGACCACAATCTGACTGTACTTTCAAAGAAGTATTTCGGTTTGACACCGTTGATTGCAGGCAAGGGCAATGCAGCATGGGGCTTTGAAATTGATGTCGACCACCCGGAATCACTCGGAGCCGACCGCGCGCTGAACTGCGTTGCGGCGCATGAAAAGTATGAGGGGGACCTGATCGTCGTGGATTTCGGTACTGCGACCAAATTTGAAGCGCTTGATTTCAATGGCACGTACAAAGGCGGAATCATCGCTCCGGGTATCAACCTGTCGCTTGACGCGCTGGTGGGCAAAACTGCCAAACTACCGCGAATCGCGATCAAGGCACCCGATACCAAGAGCGTGATTGGTCGGAACACAGAGGATCAAATGCTAATTGGCGTGTTCTGGGGCTATGTTGCGATGATGGAAGGCTTGATCCAGAAGATGCGCGATGAAATCGGACGGCCTGCCAAAGTCGTGGCCACAGGCGGCCTTGCGATCCTGTTCGATGACAACACGGAGATTTTCGATGTGGTTGATGCCGACCTGACTATTCAAGGGCTGGCAATTCTCGCCAATCGGGCAGTTTCGTGA
- a CDS encoding biotin--[acetyl-CoA-carboxylase] ligase has protein sequence MIEYILETGSTNDDLAARLSSGERVSEGDWLVADRQTSGRGRQGREWFDGSGNFMGSTVVNVSQSDPPASTLALLTGLATYEACLALVPDPQALSLKWPNDLLIGRAKLAGILLEGQGSAVIAGIGVNLAAAPDLPDRETVSLTKFGPAPARDSFTEKLAAQFDTELERWRTYGLEPLLRRWINAAHPLGTPLTFHETGATIQSGKFAGLADDGSLLLRLADGSTRAIHAGDVMLA, from the coding sequence TTGATCGAGTACATCCTAGAAACCGGATCGACCAACGATGATCTCGCTGCCCGTTTGAGCAGCGGCGAGCGCGTTTCCGAGGGAGACTGGCTGGTTGCCGACCGCCAGACGTCCGGTAGAGGCAGACAAGGGCGTGAGTGGTTTGATGGCTCTGGCAACTTTATGGGCTCGACCGTCGTCAATGTCTCTCAGTCCGATCCGCCTGCTTCGACTCTGGCATTGCTGACGGGGCTGGCTACTTATGAGGCGTGTTTGGCGCTGGTTCCTGATCCCCAAGCACTTTCCCTCAAATGGCCAAACGACTTGCTGATAGGCCGCGCAAAACTGGCAGGCATACTACTCGAAGGGCAAGGGTCGGCGGTAATCGCCGGTATCGGCGTAAATCTCGCCGCCGCACCCGATTTGCCAGATCGAGAGACAGTATCTTTAACTAAGTTTGGTCCTGCACCCGCCCGCGACAGCTTTACGGAAAAACTCGCCGCCCAGTTTGATACCGAGCTTGAGCGTTGGCGGACCTATGGCTTGGAGCCGCTGCTACGGCGTTGGATCAATGCGGCACATCCGCTTGGCACACCTCTGACTTTCCACGAAACCGGCGCAACGATCCAATCAGGTAAATTTGCCGGTCTTGCTGATGACGGTTCTCTGCTACTGCGCTTGGCGGATGGTTCGACCCGTGCCATCCACGCTGGCGACGTGATGCTGGCCTAG
- the nuoN gene encoding NADH-quinone oxidoreductase subunit NuoN has translation MDFLLSFQLSAPEIILSVAGLALLMVAAFAGNKSAKTVTYLAIAALVAASAVVIELFTNEALSLGADAWSGLYRMDAFSNFTKLLIYLATIGCLIVTPKFFDAKGEYRPEYPVLMIFGAVGMGIMVSAVDLMTLYIGLEMSSLSSYVLASYSRSDERSAEAGLKYFVLGALASGILLYGMSLVYGFTGSTSYLGIRAALADGMGTGALFGVVFVLAGLAFKIAAVPFHMWTPDVYEGAPTPVTAFFATAPKVAAVAILMRIALDPFGAQSTAWQQIIIFAALASIVVGALGAIGQENIKRLLAYSSINNVGFILIGLAVATEAGASAMLVYLAIYVFMALGSFVALLMLRDRDGNQLETFADISGLSSTRPMLALCILLLMFSLAGIPPLLGFWGKFVIFQAAVEADLILLATLGIAASVIGAFYYIKFIKVMYFDEPADVVVESNSPARWAVLSLATLVISPLGYLLTIWLGQLADRAASAMFFVI, from the coding sequence ATGGACTTCCTGCTTTCATTCCAGTTGTCTGCGCCGGAAATCATTCTTTCGGTCGCGGGTTTAGCTCTGCTGATGGTGGCGGCCTTTGCCGGCAACAAATCAGCCAAAACGGTCACTTATCTCGCAATTGCTGCGCTCGTCGCGGCAAGCGCGGTCGTGATCGAGCTATTCACCAATGAAGCCCTGTCGCTAGGCGCCGATGCGTGGAGCGGTCTTTACCGGATGGACGCGTTCAGCAACTTCACCAAGCTGCTGATTTATCTCGCGACAATCGGCTGCTTGATCGTAACGCCCAAATTCTTCGATGCTAAGGGTGAATACCGCCCGGAATATCCGGTGCTGATGATCTTTGGCGCGGTGGGCATGGGGATCATGGTTTCCGCCGTCGATCTGATGACACTTTATATTGGCCTCGAAATGAGCAGCCTCTCATCTTACGTGTTGGCCAGTTATAGCCGTAGCGATGAACGCTCTGCGGAAGCAGGCCTGAAATATTTCGTCCTCGGCGCATTGGCGAGCGGTATTCTGCTTTATGGCATGAGTCTGGTGTATGGCTTCACCGGTTCCACAAGCTATCTCGGCATTCGCGCTGCTTTGGCGGACGGGATGGGAACGGGAGCGCTGTTTGGCGTGGTATTTGTCTTGGCTGGTCTGGCGTTCAAGATTGCCGCAGTACCTTTCCATATGTGGACGCCCGACGTTTACGAAGGCGCGCCGACTCCGGTTACCGCATTTTTCGCAACCGCACCCAAGGTAGCAGCTGTCGCCATCTTAATGCGAATCGCTCTCGATCCGTTCGGCGCGCAGTCTACTGCATGGCAGCAGATCATTATTTTCGCTGCCTTGGCCTCCATAGTCGTGGGTGCACTGGGCGCGATCGGACAAGAGAATATCAAACGCTTGCTGGCCTACAGCTCGATCAACAATGTTGGGTTTATTCTTATTGGTTTGGCAGTCGCAACTGAGGCCGGGGCAAGCGCGATGCTGGTCTACCTTGCTATCTACGTCTTTATGGCCCTGGGCAGCTTTGTCGCGCTGCTGATGCTACGCGACCGCGATGGCAACCAGCTTGAGACTTTTGCCGATATCTCTGGACTGTCGAGCACGCGGCCAATGCTGGCATTGTGCATCCTGCTGTTGATGTTCAGTTTGGCAGGCATACCGCCGCTGCTTGGTTTCTGGGGCAAGTTTGTGATTTTCCAGGCAGCGGTTGAAGCTGATTTGATCCTGCTCGCAACACTCGGGATCGCGGCCAGCGTTATTGGTGCGTTTTACTACATCAAGTTCATCAAAGTGATGTATTTCGATGAACCTGCTGATGTCGTTGTTGAGAGCAACAGCCCTGCGCGTTGGGCCGTGTTAAGCCTCGCTACTCTGGTGATTTCGCCGCTTGGTTATTTGCTGACAATATGGCTTGGCCAGCTTGCGGATCGCGCTGCGTCGGCGATGTTCTTCGTCATTTGA
- a CDS encoding NADH-quinone oxidoreductase subunit M, whose product MGGFPILSVMLAVLAVAAVACLFVKAETARVIALAATLIDLALGIMLWVNYDIGGAQWQFTERAELFAGFSYALGIDGIALMLIVLSVFLMPICILASWESIQKRVGEYMAAFLFMELLMIGVFAAQDMFLFYIFFEAGLIPMYLIIGIWGGDNRIYASYKFFLYTLLGSVLMLVAMLWMVNEAGTTYIPTLMNYDFAPEAQTWLWLAFFASFAVKMPMWPVHTWLPDAHVQAPTAGSVILAGVLLKMGGYGFIRFSLPMFPEASAQFVWLIFGLSMVAVIVTSLIALVQHDMKKLIAYSSVAHMAIVTAGLFAFNVQGLEGAMVMMLSHGLVSGALFLCVGIIYDQLHTREIDRYGGLAINMPKYALFFLLFTMASIGLPGTSGFVAEFLSLAGVYKVSSLTTFVLTTGIILGAGYMLYLYRRVAFGEQKNADAAAMKDLSLREWIMLGPIAAAVLWMGVYPESFLAPMRADIAALDARLARAAPEGDAKLVIGEPKEEAANAMPEIDKKAEGAH is encoded by the coding sequence ATGGGCGGTTTCCCCATCCTTTCCGTGATGCTGGCCGTTCTGGCCGTGGCTGCGGTCGCGTGTCTGTTCGTTAAAGCGGAAACAGCGCGCGTCATCGCGCTGGCCGCGACGCTGATCGATTTGGCACTCGGCATTATGCTGTGGGTCAATTACGACATCGGCGGCGCGCAATGGCAGTTTACCGAGCGGGCAGAGCTGTTTGCCGGCTTTAGCTATGCGTTGGGTATCGACGGTATCGCGCTAATGCTGATCGTTCTGTCGGTATTCCTGATGCCGATCTGCATCCTCGCAAGTTGGGAATCGATCCAGAAGCGTGTGGGCGAATATATGGCCGCGTTCCTGTTTATGGAATTGCTGATGATCGGCGTGTTCGCCGCGCAGGATATGTTCCTGTTCTACATCTTCTTTGAGGCCGGACTGATCCCGATGTATCTGATCATCGGCATCTGGGGCGGCGATAACCGGATTTACGCCAGCTATAAATTCTTCCTCTACACGCTGCTCGGCTCGGTTCTGATGCTGGTCGCGATGCTGTGGATGGTGAATGAAGCGGGCACGACATACATCCCGACGCTGATGAATTACGACTTCGCGCCAGAGGCGCAGACGTGGCTATGGCTCGCATTTTTCGCCAGCTTCGCCGTGAAAATGCCCATGTGGCCGGTCCACACTTGGCTTCCCGATGCACACGTTCAGGCACCAACGGCCGGCTCGGTCATTCTGGCGGGCGTCCTGCTGAAGATGGGGGGCTATGGCTTCATCCGCTTCAGCCTTCCAATGTTCCCCGAGGCGTCCGCGCAATTTGTGTGGTTGATCTTCGGTCTGTCGATGGTGGCTGTGATTGTCACCAGCCTGATCGCGCTGGTCCAGCACGATATGAAGAAGCTGATCGCCTATAGCTCGGTCGCGCACATGGCCATCGTGACGGCTGGCCTGTTTGCGTTCAATGTGCAGGGTCTGGAAGGCGCAATGGTGATGATGCTGAGTCACGGCCTGGTATCGGGCGCATTGTTCCTGTGCGTGGGGATTATCTACGACCAGCTGCATACGCGCGAGATCGACCGGTATGGCGGCCTTGCGATCAACATGCCGAAATATGCGTTGTTCTTCTTGCTGTTCACGATGGCCAGTATCGGTCTGCCCGGCACCAGCGGCTTCGTTGCCGAGTTCCTCAGTCTCGCCGGTGTTTACAAAGTTTCGAGTCTGACGACCTTCGTGCTCACAACCGGCATTATCCTCGGCGCAGGTTACATGCTGTATCTCTATCGCCGTGTTGCTTTCGGTGAGCAGAAAAACGCTGACGCCGCTGCAATGAAAGACTTGTCTCTGCGTGAATGGATTATGCTGGGCCCGATTGCTGCGGCGGTGCTGTGGATGGGCGTCTATCCCGAAAGCTTCCTCGCGCCAATGCGTGCAGACATTGCTGCGCTTGATGCGCGCCTCGCTCGCGCCGCTCCTGAAGGGGATGCGAAATTGGTGATCGGTGAACCCAAAGAAGAGGCTGCCAACGCAATGCCTGAAATCGACAAGAAAGCAGAGGGAGCACACTGA